The region TCTTGCAGTCAAAGCGGTTGCAGACAACAAAGAAGACGCAGCTTAATCTTAAGCTACGCAGCGTAGCCTAGCTACAAAAATCTATTATAAATTTAAAACATATTTGGAGGAAATAACAATGGCATTGAACATTGAAAACATTATTGCTGAAATTAAAGAAGCTTCAATCCTTGAATTGAACGACCTTGTAAAAGCTATCGAAGAAGAATTTGGTGTAACTGCAGCTGCTCCTGTAGCTGTTGCTGCAGCTGGTGCTGCTGACGCTGGTGCTGCTAAAGATTCATTCGACGTTGAATTGACATCTGCAGGCGACAAAAAAGTTGGCGTTATCAAAGTTGTACGTGAAATCACTGGTCTTGGTCTTAAAGAAGCTAAAGAACTTGTTGACGGTGCACCAGCACTTGTTAAAGAAGGCGTTGCAACTGCAGAAGCTGAAGAAATCAAAGCTAAATTGGAAGAAGCTGGAGCTTCAGTTACTCTTAAATAAGAGGTATATACCAATTAGAATTCGGAATACTATAGTATCAGCCTTTTAGAATCGTGAACACATTTTAGAAACTGATAAATAAATTTAGTTTCCTACCAAAAACCCTACCAAAATTTAATTTGGCAGGGTTTTTCTTTTTAATAAAATTATTTTGGAGAACAGTTGAATATTGTTCTCCTTTTTTTTATTTTCAGGAGGAAAAATGACAAAAGAATTACAATCATCACGCTATATTGTCATTTCATTTTTAATACGTGAAATGGGAATTGACATTATTGAGGCCATATCTCTTATGGCTGAATTAGAAAAAAGTGGCTTGGTTCGCTTGGAATCAAGTGGAGATTTAATACTCAAAGAACTTGGAGGAGTGCTATGAAACGAATTACCGCAAATCAATACCAAACTTCAGAACGGTATTACAAATTACCTAAAATTCTTTTTGAGGATGAGAATTATATGGATATGAAACTAGAAGTAAAGGTGGCTTATTCTATTTTAAAAGATCGTTTAGAATTATCTCTCAGTCGTGGTTGGATAGATGAAGAAGGAGCAGTCTATTTAGTATTTTCTAATTCTAAACTGATGAAGCTATTAGGTTGTTCGAAGTCAAAATTACTGTCCATCAAAAAAATTCTTAAAGAATATGACTTAATTGATGAAGTCCAACAGTCTTCAAGTGAGAAAGGAAGACTAGCTAATAAGATT is a window of Streptococcus mitis DNA encoding:
- the rplL gene encoding 50S ribosomal protein L7/L12, whose protein sequence is MALNIENIIAEIKEASILELNDLVKAIEEEFGVTAAAPVAVAAAGAADAGAAKDSFDVELTSAGDKKVGVIKVVREITGLGLKEAKELVDGAPALVKEGVATAEAEEIKAKLEEAGASVTLK